A single Micromonospora luteifusca DNA region contains:
- a CDS encoding DUF4396 domain-containing protein — MELVWLVTVLYIGPAAVRLYWNWGRPEAFSRRRQEGQPRRPPRGILVTHVSRCGAHCALGFIVAEVALYVVQVDPAQETLWVDYAGDYLTAVTIAVLFRYFGGPGRSVTKVWRALSTVVKVELLTITIFELALFVWLTLAHRVVFPEPPLLPDSPAFWFAGQLGLIAGFIAALPTASWQLRRGQRFEPHPLPSD, encoded by the coding sequence ATGGAGCTCGTCTGGCTGGTGACCGTCCTCTACATCGGTCCGGCAGCCGTCCGCCTCTACTGGAACTGGGGTAGGCCCGAGGCATTCTCTCGACGGCGGCAGGAGGGTCAGCCCCGAAGACCCCCGCGGGGCATTCTCGTCACCCACGTGTCCCGTTGCGGTGCCCATTGCGCTCTCGGTTTCATCGTCGCCGAGGTCGCCTTGTACGTCGTCCAAGTCGACCCGGCCCAGGAGACACTGTGGGTCGACTACGCCGGCGACTATCTGACGGCGGTGACGATAGCTGTTCTCTTTCGGTACTTCGGCGGCCCCGGCCGCAGCGTGACGAAGGTCTGGCGCGCACTGTCGACCGTCGTCAAGGTCGAACTGCTGACCATCACCATCTTCGAGTTGGCGCTGTTCGTTTGGCTGACGCTCGCGCATCGCGTGGTCTTTCCGGAACCACCCTTGCTTCCCGACAGCCCGGCGTTCTGGTTCGCGGGTCAGCTAGGGCTGATAGCTGGCTTCATCGCGGCGTTGCCCACCGCTTCCTGGCAGCTCCGACGAGGGCAGAGATTCGAACCGCACCCACTCCCCTCCGACTGA
- a CDS encoding winged helix DNA-binding domain-containing protein — protein MVDRHQVMNFRVRAQQLDRDHGTLADTAVLDIGVQNTGPDGARWALAVRGVDVTALSATDLILLWTIRGAPHLYRRADVGKVVAAVEPFSDADAGKRIYDASKPLKAAGIGNLAALDEVAGHLRTIVSKPTVKGDASGRLATVLPEPYLRSCRPCNATHVYEMPFRLATTRAGLELQLDTSPPVLQRITGFRRTAAPGDRFDLIRAYLRLLGPATPKQVADYLDAPVKDVKALWPDDVVEVTVDREVRSLLAADEEALESADGRSTRLLGPFDLFLQAKDRATLVPDAAHAKELWPVLGRPGAVLVDGELVGTWRPRKAGNTFTVAVQPWRKLPGPTRRAITDQAERLAAYRAVSLTGVDFAN, from the coding sequence ATGGTTGATCGGCACCAGGTGATGAACTTCCGCGTCCGGGCCCAGCAGCTCGACCGGGATCACGGCACGCTCGCCGACACCGCCGTCCTGGACATCGGGGTGCAGAACACCGGACCGGACGGTGCCCGGTGGGCGCTGGCGGTACGCGGGGTCGATGTGACCGCGTTGTCCGCCACGGATCTGATCCTGCTCTGGACCATCCGTGGCGCCCCCCACCTCTACCGCCGGGCCGACGTCGGGAAAGTGGTGGCCGCGGTCGAGCCCTTCTCCGACGCCGACGCGGGCAAACGCATCTACGACGCCTCCAAGCCGTTGAAGGCGGCCGGCATCGGCAACCTCGCCGCCCTCGACGAGGTGGCTGGCCATTTGCGGACCATCGTGAGCAAGCCGACGGTCAAGGGAGACGCCTCGGGCCGCCTGGCCACGGTGCTGCCCGAGCCATATCTGCGGTCCTGCCGGCCGTGCAACGCCACTCACGTCTACGAGATGCCGTTCCGGTTGGCCACAACGCGGGCCGGGCTGGAGTTGCAGCTCGACACCTCGCCTCCGGTCCTCCAGCGCATCACCGGGTTCAGGAGGACGGCCGCCCCGGGTGACAGATTCGACCTCATCCGCGCGTACCTTCGCCTGCTCGGCCCGGCCACCCCGAAACAGGTGGCCGACTATCTCGACGCCCCGGTCAAGGACGTGAAGGCGCTCTGGCCCGACGACGTGGTCGAGGTGACCGTCGACCGGGAAGTGCGCTCGCTGCTGGCCGCCGACGAGGAGGCGCTGGAGTCGGCCGACGGCCGGTCGACCCGCCTCCTCGGCCCGTTCGACCTGTTCCTCCAGGCCAAGGACCGGGCAACCCTGGTGCCCGACGCCGCCCACGCCAAGGAGCTGTGGCCGGTGCTGGGTCGCCCCGGCGCCGTCCTGGTCGACGGCGAACTGGTCGGCACCTGGCGCCCCCGCAAGGCCGGCAACACGTTCACGGTCGCCGTCCAGCCCTGGCGCAAGCTGCCGGGCCCCACGCGCCGGGCCATCACCGACCAAGCCGAACGCCTCGCCGCGTACCGGGCCGTCTCGCTCACCGGCGTCGACTTCGCCAACTAG
- a CDS encoding HEAT repeat domain-containing protein, producing MPRNGTNTMRALQGLENADSSVRLRAALAVGTTPDPLSIDKLIERCAIEPDFHVREMLTWALIRHPSALTVPKLIDELRSERTQARSQALHTLSKIGDRQAWPTITRALLTDADDEVARSAWRAAVVLVPDGAEPTLAGVLSTQFGRGERGMQLSLSRALIALGEVIVPTLRAAKTDLDPHVRAHAIATERLLVDPDAGFEFAIEEAKRVVALGGIGADG from the coding sequence ATGCCGAGAAACGGCACGAACACGATGCGGGCTCTCCAGGGGCTGGAGAACGCCGACTCGTCGGTGCGGCTGCGAGCAGCGCTGGCGGTCGGCACGACCCCTGATCCGCTGTCGATCGACAAGCTCATCGAGCGTTGTGCGATCGAGCCGGATTTCCATGTGCGCGAAATGCTCACCTGGGCACTCATCCGTCACCCATCGGCGTTGACAGTTCCCAAGCTGATCGACGAACTTCGGTCGGAGCGTACGCAGGCGCGAAGCCAGGCGTTGCATACGCTGTCCAAGATCGGGGATCGGCAGGCGTGGCCGACCATTACCCGGGCGCTTCTGACCGACGCCGACGACGAGGTGGCACGGAGCGCCTGGCGAGCAGCGGTCGTCCTCGTTCCGGACGGCGCGGAGCCCACCCTGGCCGGAGTGTTGTCGACACAGTTCGGGCGGGGCGAGCGTGGAATGCAGTTGAGCCTGAGCCGAGCGCTGATCGCACTCGGTGAGGTGATCGTGCCGACCCTGCGCGCGGCGAAGACGGATCTTGACCCCCACGTGCGCGCGCACGCGATCGCCACAGAACGGCTGCTGGTCGACCCGGACGCCGGCTTCGAGTTCGCGATCGAGGAGGCGAAGCGCGTCGTGGCTCTCGGCGGAATCGGTGCGGACGGGTGA
- a CDS encoding HEAT repeat domain-containing protein yields the protein MLIGEVARRSGVSARMLRHYESLGLVRPTGRTGAGYREYSGEDLRLIFQVESLRSLGLSLREVRRALDDPAFTPSGLVDDLVSQTRRRIAGEMELLTRLRRIGAAQPADWEDVLQIVALLQALGSESAGKRQRAALSSVDEAPVPVEALVEAALNETDPNVAGALRWALAQSGDDGLALLAEGLGSPVAEVRRRAVQSIAEIPTATATALLQDALANPDIVVRRYAALTLGPRGVADAVPTLIDVVVEETNDVDAADALSALASDPALAEQIAIRLVDRLAQGSVESSVRRRLAQALADIPGHAAARALVDLAQDDDRAVALTATYILQVRADSAS from the coding sequence GTGTTGATCGGTGAGGTGGCACGACGGTCCGGGGTCAGCGCGCGGATGCTCAGGCACTACGAATCGCTCGGCCTGGTGCGGCCAACCGGCCGTACCGGGGCCGGCTATCGGGAGTATTCCGGCGAGGACCTCCGGCTGATCTTCCAGGTCGAGAGCCTGCGGTCACTGGGACTGTCGCTACGTGAGGTCCGGCGCGCGCTCGATGATCCCGCCTTCACACCCTCGGGGCTCGTCGATGACCTGGTCAGCCAGACGCGAAGACGGATCGCGGGTGAGATGGAGTTGCTCACGCGACTCCGTCGGATCGGTGCGGCGCAACCGGCCGACTGGGAGGACGTCCTCCAGATCGTCGCACTCCTGCAGGCGTTGGGGTCGGAGAGCGCGGGGAAGCGCCAGCGCGCGGCCCTGTCCTCGGTCGACGAGGCTCCGGTGCCGGTGGAGGCGCTGGTCGAGGCGGCGCTGAATGAGACGGACCCGAACGTCGCCGGGGCACTTCGGTGGGCTCTGGCGCAATCGGGCGACGACGGGTTGGCGCTGCTGGCGGAGGGCCTCGGCTCACCAGTGGCCGAGGTGCGGCGACGGGCCGTTCAGTCCATCGCCGAGATCCCGACCGCGACCGCGACCGCACTGCTGCAGGACGCCCTCGCGAACCCCGACATCGTGGTTCGCCGGTATGCGGCCCTGACGCTCGGGCCACGTGGAGTGGCCGACGCGGTGCCGACGCTCATCGACGTGGTCGTCGAGGAGACGAATGACGTCGATGCGGCCGACGCGTTGAGCGCGCTGGCGAGTGATCCCGCGTTGGCGGAGCAGATCGCGATCAGGCTCGTCGACCGCCTCGCCCAGGGGTCCGTCGAGTCGTCCGTCCGGCGTCGGCTGGCGCAGGCGTTGGCGGACATTCCGGGACACGCGGCCGCGCGCGCCCTCGTCGACCTGGCACAGGACGACGACCGGGCGGTCGCGCTCACGGCGACCTACATTCTCCAGGTGCGCGCAGACTCTGCATCCTGA
- a CDS encoding WD40/YVTN/BNR-like repeat-containing protein encodes MSGREFSGFDVDTITEAVRKPPLDELRTAARSRRHRSVAMVATALVAVAGLAVVPLVVGPDRADPPALADPPPAHSGDFTLTGPESGVDVRQEGCVLRFSYTGDRGRSWSDWDAAQFHGTRCAASSTGTVDSRIKFSVLSDRSYLVSDTGVLRLSTDYGRTWRDGETAIVAVPAFPATARPVFCGFGCGALSEPLAVDPSNGTVYRLTASGPSWRALFSLYPGTDGTIWAAYQIGSSPGATAARSADRGATWTSWEMGGDANVVAVVGLDDREGYVLTSTAGGSTRLSRTTDGAKTWTDTGAELPEQYHWDLTLGSDGSLLAITAGERTGSNRPARLLVSRDDGRHFTLAREYGPLVGSVSVAPGYAWLFGSDDGSTGEPDHFLLTTDASTWTRFTLAP; translated from the coding sequence ATGTCCGGTCGTGAGTTCTCTGGATTCGACGTCGACACCATCACCGAGGCCGTCCGGAAGCCGCCCCTGGACGAGCTGCGAACCGCCGCCCGGTCCCGCCGACACCGCTCGGTCGCGATGGTGGCGACCGCACTGGTCGCTGTGGCCGGGCTGGCGGTCGTACCGCTGGTCGTCGGTCCGGACCGGGCGGACCCGCCGGCCCTGGCGGACCCGCCGCCCGCGCACTCCGGCGACTTCACGCTGACCGGGCCCGAGTCCGGAGTCGACGTGCGGCAGGAAGGCTGCGTCCTGCGGTTCTCGTACACCGGCGATCGCGGCCGAAGCTGGTCGGACTGGGACGCGGCCCAGTTCCACGGCACCAGATGTGCGGCCAGCTCCACCGGCACGGTGGACAGCCGCATCAAGTTCTCCGTGCTCAGTGACCGGTCCTACCTGGTCAGCGACACCGGGGTGCTGCGCCTCTCCACCGACTACGGCCGCACCTGGCGGGACGGGGAGACCGCGATCGTCGCCGTACCCGCGTTCCCGGCGACGGCCCGGCCGGTTTTCTGTGGGTTCGGCTGCGGGGCGCTGTCGGAGCCACTGGCGGTGGATCCGTCGAACGGAACCGTGTATCGGCTCACCGCCAGCGGACCCTCGTGGCGTGCACTGTTCAGCCTCTATCCGGGCACGGACGGCACCATCTGGGCGGCGTACCAGATCGGTAGTAGCCCGGGCGCGACGGCCGCCCGCAGTGCCGACCGGGGCGCGACCTGGACCAGTTGGGAGATGGGGGGCGACGCGAACGTGGTGGCGGTGGTGGGGCTCGACGACCGGGAGGGGTACGTGCTGACGTCGACGGCGGGCGGCTCGACGCGGCTGTCGAGGACCACGGACGGCGCGAAGACGTGGACGGACACGGGCGCGGAGCTACCGGAGCAGTATCACTGGGACCTCACGCTGGGATCGGACGGATCGCTCCTCGCGATCACCGCGGGTGAACGCACCGGATCCAACCGCCCCGCGCGGCTCCTGGTCAGCCGGGACGACGGAAGGCATTTCACCCTCGCCCGGGAGTACGGTCCGCTCGTCGGCTCGGTCAGCGTGGCACCCGGGTACGCCTGGCTCTTCGGCAGCGACGACGGGTCGACCGGCGAGCCGGACCACTTTCTCCTCACCACGGACGCGAGCACCTGGACCCGGTTCACGCTCGCCCCCTGA
- a CDS encoding RNA polymerase sigma factor, with protein sequence MSDGDLISELYASCFRRLVVQLYAVTGDLAEAQEAVQEAFTRALVSPGRFAGLKNPEAWLRRVAVNWARSRFRRRRVLDGLLRRIGPPPAVADHSPEHLALLAALRVLPEGQRHALALHYLVDLPVDEIAATLGVSAGTVKSRLSRGRHALAALLADTSDTSDTMQPGSIDVRS encoded by the coding sequence GTGTCCGACGGTGATCTGATCTCCGAGCTCTACGCCAGCTGTTTCCGACGCCTGGTGGTCCAGCTGTACGCGGTGACCGGTGACCTGGCCGAGGCGCAGGAGGCGGTCCAGGAGGCGTTCACCCGGGCACTCGTGTCGCCCGGACGCTTCGCCGGGCTGAAGAACCCGGAGGCGTGGCTGCGCCGGGTCGCCGTGAACTGGGCGCGCAGCCGGTTCCGGCGCCGCCGGGTGCTCGACGGGCTGCTGCGCCGCATCGGCCCGCCGCCGGCCGTCGCCGATCACTCACCCGAGCACCTCGCCCTGCTCGCCGCGCTGCGCGTGCTGCCGGAGGGGCAGCGGCACGCGCTGGCTCTGCACTATCTCGTCGACCTGCCGGTGGACGAGATAGCCGCCACGTTGGGCGTGTCAGCGGGGACGGTGAAGTCCCGGCTGTCCCGGGGGCGGCACGCCCTGGCAGCCCTGCTCGCCGACACCTCCGACACCTCCGACACTATGCAACCCGGGAGCATCGATGTCCGGTCGTGA